Within the Halorhabdus rudnickae genome, the region CTGGAACATCCACTGCTGGTTCATCGACAGCTGCGGGGTGGCCTCGATGTACAGCGTGTCCTTCTCGACCTCGACGGTCTCGGTGACCGGCCCGTCCTCGTCTTCGTCTGTCTCGTCCGCTGCGTCTTCGAGATCGTCGGCGTCCTCGACGATCTGCTCTTCTTCCTCGACGTCGGTCTCGAAGAAGACCTCAAGCTCCATGCCGAGCATTGTCTCCAGCAGGTTCTGGGCTTTGGCCTCTCGATCGTCGACGACATCGATAATTTCGTACTCGTACTCGACATCTTCGCCCGCAAGCGGGTGGTTGAAGTCGACACGAGCGCGCCCGCCGATGATCGTCTCGACGTGGCCGTGCTCACCGTCGACATCGACGTGCGCGCCGGGATAGCGGTCGTCCTCGGGGATCTTCTCGGCGCTGATAGTCTGGACCTCTTCGTCGTCGTACTCGCCGAAGGCTTCAGTGGCGGAAACGACAACCGAACCCTCGTCGCCGACCTCCTTGCCGATGATGTCTTCCTCGACGGGGTCGAAAATGTGGCCCTCACCGATGACGATCGTCCGCGGTTCGAACTCTTGATCCTCGCCGACTCCTTCTTCGTCGGCGATCTCCTGGCTGGTCGTGTCCACGAGGTCGTCGCCTTCGACTGTTCGGGCGGTGTATTCGAGCGTGACGAACTCCCCGTCCTGGAGGCCCGTCGCGTCGTCCTGACTCGCTTCCTCGTCGGCCGTCTCGGCCTCGGAATCGTCGCTCATACCGGAAGGGAGTCCCGTTTCACTCTTAAGGACAACGTTTCGGTCCCACCGGAACACAGAGTCGAGCCGTGTACGGACTCTATTTAAATATTAGAAGATTGGTATTTTCTGGCCCGTCCGCAGTCACTGCAGGTGATAGACCTATCGTTCAATTCACCCTCTCTGTGGACTGGTTTGAGAACCGTCTATGTTACAGTGTATCGGCACGAGCGTGGCCGGAATCGGTGATCGACGGATGGGAATTCGACTCCCCTTGGACGATCCGGTACGTCTGCGCCATCGCATGGACCGGACCGACGGCTACTGTCTCGACGATCGGGTTCACCCACAGACCGACGGTCGTCACCAGCGCTGTAAGAATGACTGGCGGCACGAGCACAGGAATGTCACATTGTGTGCTAGTCCGAATACCAACATCACAGCCTCGCCTAGTCGTCCCGTCAGTCGGTATGCCAAGAGACACGAGGTATAGGAGTTGTCAGATTCACTCCCGTTCGCCAGACTGCGTCTGGTGGGCAACCAGAATCGGACGGATTCTGGTGACATCCTCAAAACGCGAAGCCTGTTGTAGGAACGAGACGCAAAGCGTCTCGTCAATACCATAACCGGTAGATTCTCCCCTTGGAGCAAGATATCCCCCTGCAAGCGCCCACCTAACGATCGGTTCGGCGTACCAAACTCGTCAGGCCTGGACGGTCGAGGCTTAACCACTTACTCTCCAAGGTGAGTTGCTTTGGCGCCTTTGCCTACCCATTTTCTGACGAGCTGCTTCAGGGCTGACTTGACCGGCCGGCGCTTGCGGACCATCACGACTTCACCCTCGAACTCTTCACCCACGGTCTCAGGAACTTCTCCGAACAGCACACGACGGAGGATGCCTTCACCCGCTGCACCGACGATGATCGATTCGAATGCTCGGTCGCGAGCGTACGTAAGAATCGTCCCTGCAATGTCGTCGCCTTCTTCGACGGCGATATCGACGTCGATGTCCGATTCGGCCAACGCGTCCTGTCTGTCGGAGAGGGTCGACCGAGCAACATCAGCATCACCATCGCTGACGACATTAAATAGCGTCACGTCGGCACCGGCTGCCGCGTATGCGGCTGCAAACTGTTCTGCGAGGACCGAGTTGAGACCGCCGGCAGTCGGCACGAGTACGTGCCCCGGTTGCGGAGATCCGTCGGTCTTCAATACTGCAACGTCACATTCGGCGTTTTGAACGACCGTATCAATATTCGAGCCCAGTGCGTAATCGGAGACGCGCTTGCGCTGGCCCCGCCATCCCAGTAACACGAGATCGCTCTCTCGTTGGTATGCGACGTTATTGATACTCTTTGCAATGTCGTGGCCGATCGTCACGGTTCGATGCACGGGGATGTCATCGGGTGCGTACTGCATCGCCTCGTCGAGGAGTTCACGCTGCTCTTCTGCGTATCGACGGCCTTCGGAAAGCGGCGTCTGGTCGGGAACCGTGGCGACGCTCGTGAGGAGGACCTCGCCGTCGTTGTGCCGAGCCACGGCACTGCCAGCGCGGATGAGCTGCTCGGCGTGGTTCGGATTCGCAATCGGAATCAACACCTGGTAGCCTCGATCCTCGGGTGCCCGCTCTTCCGTGATAAGCCGTGTTTCTTCCTCCGCCTCAGTCTCCCGTACCCGGCCCCGTGAATAGAGGAAGAAGATACCGACACCGACGAGAATCCAAGCGATGGCGCCGTACCACGCGAGCGGACTGTAGTTGAACAGATAGACTGCGAGGGCGAGCTTCGTGAGAATGCCGATGATGGGGACGTACGGGAAATACGGCATCACGTAGCCGTAGTCGATCTGGTCGCCCCACTTCCGCCGAATGACAATGGCCGCGTAGTTCACTTGGAGGAACAACAGGAGGAACATCACGTCGGTTGCGGCCGCGACAGCCTCAATCGGAAGTGCGACAGCCATGAAGATGATGAGTGCGCCAGAAAGCGCTGTTGCAATGTGGGGCGTCTGTTTCTCTGGATGGACCTCGCTGAATGCGTCAGGGAGAACGTGATCACGACCCATCGCGAACGAGACGCGAGTAGAGGAGTACGTCGTCGCATTGAGTGCCGAGAGCGTCGAGAAGACACCAGCGACCAAAATTACGAGTGTCCCGTACGGCATTATCTGACCGGCCGCACGCGCAAGTCCGAGTTCACCGAGGTGACCGAGGATCTCCCAGACTGCGGCGGCTTCGGCGCTACCCGGAATTGGCGGGAGGTTCGTCGCACCGTGGGCGCCCGACGCCGCTCCCTCTTGGGCGAGCGAAAACAGACCGGGCGTGACCTGGACGGCCCCAATGAGAACGATAGCCACCAGCATATAGATAGTGACCACCACGGACATGGAGTAGAAGACCGCCTTCGGCACCGACTTCTTCGGATTGACGACCTCCTCGCCGGATTGGACGATAATCTCGTACCCTTCGAAGGCGATGAAAGTCAGACCCATGGCGATGAAGACGCC harbors:
- a CDS encoding amino acid permease, yielding MSDDGGLPGHSHDEELARDLSLFDITMIGIGAMIGAGIFVLTGLAAGQAGPGLVMAFAFNGFITIFTGMVYAELGSAIPEAGGGYLWVREALGRSQAFLAGWMSWFAHAVAGSLYTLGFGAFVHLLLTDYFGIQLFQPVDLLFISFGPEKLFAVFAGALFAYINFRGAKETGLAGNIVTMVKITVIIVLIAFGFGYIFGNPAEATDRFKPFLPRDFGGVFIAMGLTFIAFEGYEIIVQSGEEVVNPKKSVPKAVFYSMSVVVTIYMLVAIVLIGAVQVTPGLFSLAQEGAASGAHGATNLPPIPGSAEAAAVWEILGHLGELGLARAAGQIMPYGTLVILVAGVFSTLSALNATTYSSTRVSFAMGRDHVLPDAFSEVHPEKQTPHIATALSGALIIFMAVALPIEAVAAATDVMFLLLFLQVNYAAIVIRRKWGDQIDYGYVMPYFPYVPIIGILTKLALAVYLFNYSPLAWYGAIAWILVGVGIFFLYSRGRVRETEAEEETRLITEERAPEDRGYQVLIPIANPNHAEQLIRAGSAVARHNDGEVLLTSVATVPDQTPLSEGRRYAEEQRELLDEAMQYAPDDIPVHRTVTIGHDIAKSINNVAYQRESDLVLLGWRGQRKRVSDYALGSNIDTVVQNAECDVAVLKTDGSPQPGHVLVPTAGGLNSVLAEQFAAAYAAAGADVTLFNVVSDGDADVARSTLSDRQDALAESDIDVDIAVEEGDDIAGTILTYARDRAFESIIVGAAGEGILRRVLFGEVPETVGEEFEGEVVMVRKRRPVKSALKQLVRKWVGKGAKATHLGE
- a CDS encoding FKBP-type peptidyl-prolyl cis-trans isomerase, yielding MSDDSEAETADEEASQDDATGLQDGEFVTLEYTARTVEGDDLVDTTSQEIADEEGVGEDQEFEPRTIVIGEGHIFDPVEEDIIGKEVGDEGSVVVSATEAFGEYDDEEVQTISAEKIPEDDRYPGAHVDVDGEHGHVETIIGGRARVDFNHPLAGEDVEYEYEIIDVVDDREAKAQNLLETMLGMELEVFFETDVEEEEQIVEDADDLEDAADETDEDEDGPVTETVEVEKDTLYIEATPQLSMNQQWMFQKQQIAQQFVELLGVDRVIVQETLGEGAGMMGGMGGMMGGMGGAGGGDLEAALEDADVDADELAEELDVEDGA